CTACAGGGGAccagtcccagaggaagaagaggcagggTCTGTCCCGCCTCCACTGCCAGCCATCAGTGGCACTGGACGTCTTGGGGGCTGAGCATCTCCTGGAGGCCGCTGAGGCCTCTCGGGAGGTGAGCCAGGCAGCCGAAGGCAAGCACTGAGAGGGCTCAGGTTCTGCCCTGGGGGCTCCTGGGGAACTGGAGGTTGGCACCTGCCCCCCAGGCTTGGCCTCTGTCCCTGACGCCCCAAAATGCCTGCCCGAGTCCGCTGCGTGCAAGCTCAGGATCCTTTCCCTGTGAGCCAGGACATGTCGCCAGTCCTGCAGGAatgagggaggaggagtgagggcaGAAGGGAGCAGGTTCCCCTCTGGGCACCAAGAGCAGCTGGCCCTTGAAGACAGCAGGGAGCTGTGCGAGGCCCTGGTGCCCAGCAGGGATGTGCACTTGGGCAGAGGGGGGAGACCACCAGGCGCAGGCTCTGGGCTGAGGTGGGAAAGGCTCGGAAGAAGGAGAGAACACACGTACTTGCTGTGCAGCACAAACAGCCTTTGCGAAGgcaagagggagagacagagaaggctGGGGAGAGAGTGTGTCATTCCTGTCCCCCCTTGGTTCTCCGTTTCCAGTCTGAGGCCCCCCCCCGTCCTGTGGCCTCCAGGCTTTCCTCAgcctttggtggtggtgggggggggggttctgTAGGCCAGTGAGTCCACAGGGTGACTCCCAGTGGCACCATGCCAGGATGAGGGTAATGGCTGGTGTCCGGTGTCGTTCAGACCCCGAACAACACCCCACGACTCTGTCAGGGCGTCCCCAGGGGCAACACTAGCTGCATTTCCCCATGGTTGTGTTCAACCATGTGCAGTGGGGTGTCCCAGGCTCAGTGACTGCCCAAGCAGTGGGTCTTAACCCTTCCCTGCAGCACTGGTTCTGCCCTGGACACGGCCTCTTTCCCTTCTACCCACCAAGAGCACAAATAACCAGCCCTCTCCCAAACCACAACCCTTGCCCCACACCACACCATAGCCCTGGGAGCCTCAGGCTGAttgatgggggggggggcggggtggggggggagaacACTGGAGGGCTGTGGGGGCAGCTAGAGCCAGCACCTCGGGGgacttctcccccctccccaaggcACCCAGTGCCCACACTCACTCCACCTCCCGCTTCCGGATGGTGCGGCCGGAGGCCAGCACCTCCGCCACCTTAGACACGATGGGATCGTAGTTCATGCTGGCCACGGAGATCACCTCGTCGCCTCTGCAGGGAGAGGTGGCCGAGCCTGAGGACTGCCCAGCAGCAGGACTGCCCTGTCCTTGGAGACCCGAGTCCAGCTGGGGCCCAGGGAGGCTCTCGCTCAGGAATGTCCTGAGCGCCCAGCACGGCTTCTGCTCCTGCAGGACCCCATAGAGGCTCCAGCCTTCCTGCCCAGTGGGGTTCAGGGCTGGAACCTGTCCTGAGATCCCCACTCTCTACCTGTGTCACTTTCCTCGGTGTAAAAGTAGGGTGTCAACACCCGCCTCCAAGAGctgtccccacctcctcccctttcctgACCGGCCCCTGCCTAGCTGCCCCCCGTGCCACTCGGCCCACcatccagggaagccccctcctccgGAGCAGAGCTTCTCCGGGACGAGCCCCCTTCCGGACTGAGTACCCGGTGCTTcgcgcccccgccccaccccgttGCTCTCACTTAGTGTAAAAAGCCACGAACTTCAGCTCGTCCAGATCCCCCTGGATAATGACGTCGTCGAAGCCTTCTCCGTACCCTGCGGGCCGGGAGGAGGGGACTGGGCTTCACGGGGTCCGCGCCCAGTGCCCTTCCAACTCTGCCCTGgaccccaggccccgcccccgcggTCCTTTTAGGGGGTCCTGGCCCCGTCCGCAGGGAGTTCTCTGCTTCCACCTGCAGCCGTCAGGGCCCCGCCCCCTGGATGCTTCTAGCCCCGCCCCGACATCCAAGCCCCGCCTCCGCACTCTGCCACACCTGGGCCCTGCCCTTGTCCGGGGCCCCTTGTTACCCGCGTAGCGCAGGCTCTTGCTGAACATGGCGGTCCACAGGTAGGGTACCGTGCTGATCTCCGCCTCCTGCGCCAGCATGTTCTGGGCCGCCACGCGCCCTGCGGGTCCCAGGGTCGTGAGAGCCCCGCCCCGAGCCCTCACCACCCCTCCACTGCCTGCCCCGGCTCTCTGGGGATGCCTGACAGGTGGGgctattcccccccaccccagaggtAAATCACTGCCCAACCCACTGTCCACCGCTGCTTGCAGATAATGGGTGCAGAGAAGGACACCAGGCCCAAAACTGGCCACTAAGATGAAGTGCCTGGACTGGGTCTGGAAGGGCTTGGCTTCCCGGGACCGTTTCAGATGTAACACAGACAACTAACCGGACAGGTCAGGTCAGAGGAGGGAGGCGGGCGAATGGGGCACCAGTGTCCAGGGAAGCAGGGATGACAGCCTCACTCAGAGCCCAAGACAGAATAGGGTGGGTGGCTCCCCAGTTTGGACAAGGCCCCTCTGAACCCCTGTATTTGGATGTCTGTGACAGTCCTTGGACCCTCCCAGTTAAACCTTAATTATACTCAGCTGATGAGTAGCTTTTGGTTCCTTCAAACCTAGCACCAACTTTAGACCTTGGACCCGAACAGAAATTGGTACCAGGAGTGGGGTTTCAGGCACAGATGCTCAGATGACGTGAAGGccgagggaagggaggagggtgcAGGGGGTCTGGCCGTCCTCCCTCCGAGGCAGCTAACTGGCTGTACCTGCAGCTGAGGGGCCCAGACCAGGTGTGCACAGTGACCgcccaaggggagggggaaggttgtTCCTCAGAGAGCACAGCAGGTCCCCACTGAGCCCAGGTTTCCAGGCCCAGACGGCCACCTCCCAGGGGCCTGCACGAGGCAGCTGGGTTCACAGAGCCAGTCAAGTGGCTCAAAGGGGAGAGTGGGGAGCTGGCCTGGGTTCTACTaaacccctctctccctccctgggtgACTGCACAGGTTGGTGAGGAATTCTGCAGAACATGTGTCTCTGAGgacaaaaggaaaggagaggctgGCTGGTGGAGGGACCAGCGAGGTGGGGCGCTGTGGCTGGTGAAATGGGATGTCAAGAGGGCACTGGACAGAGGTCTGAGATGGGAGGTCTCTGTGAGCCGCCTTGACCACCTGCATGGGGCTGGCTGGACAGGCCGCCACAGAGCCTTGAATGGCTGACCCAGTGAGCAGGACCCAAGGCCAGCAACTGAGGGGGTGGGCCTGGGGAAGGCTGAGACCCTGGGACAGCCTCCCACCCCAAGCTGCCGTGGGGCTGGCAATACCCTGGGCGTGAGCCATCTGCCAGTGTGGGATGTTCACTTTCCGATTGTTCCTCCAGGCCAGGGGGAAGGTCACAGCGTCGCCAGCTGCAAACACTCCCGGGACATTGGTCTGCATCATCTGTGGGGAGGGAACCGGGGCTCGTAGGTAGGACTGGCGCCCTGAGCGGGACCTCCCACCACCCCCGGCCCGGCACACTGcccgccctccccacccagccccaccttGTTGACAGGGATGAAGCCTCGGGAATCCAGACCTATGCCGCTCTGCCTCAGGAAGCCCGTGGCGGGCACTGCACCTGGCAGGACAGGGGCCACTGTGTCCACTCcccggcccctccctcctcctgcctcactGCTCTGCACCACCACGCCCTTCACTCCCACAGTCCAGCCCAGACTGATCACCCAGCAGGTGGCACACCCTGTGCCTTCATGTGCCTTCTCCTCTGCTTGGAGCCCCACAGACCTTGGGGCTTCCCATCAGGCCTCAGGTATCGTCTCCTCTGAGAAGCTCTCCACGAAGCCCCTGGTGGGGGTTGGCATGCCGAGCCTCCCCAGCCCATGCTGCCACCTCCCAGCTTTGTCCCTCCCTGGACTGGCACCTCAGCTGGAGCAGGGACCAATTAGAGGCTTTTCTGTGTCCTGCGGCTGTGCAGGGTTACTGGACAGGGGTCACTGGGAGCGTCCTCCATGCCGGGCCAGGCTAAGCTGGTACCATCACCCCCCAACAACCCTGCCAAGGGGGTACGGTTGgggtccccattttatagaagtgcaaacaggctgggggaggagaagggactGGCCCAAGTTCACCGTCGAGCGTGCGCGGGTGACTATGCTCACTGCCACCGCCTGCCCCCCACTCACCAATGCCCACCACGCAGACGTCAGCCCGCAAGACCTTGCTGCTCTTCAGCACGACCTCCTTCAGCTGCGGAGAGTGGGAGTGAGCAGCTCCCGGGCACAGGGAAGGGGAcagaaagcggcggggggtggagAAGTGCCCACCTTTCCCTCCTGGGCCCGCAGCTCCGACACCTCCGTCTGCATGTAGAACTTGACCCGGTTGCTCTCAAACATCTGccaggtggatgggtgggtgggcaggggtgaGAGCCAGGTGGGGGCAGGGCGGGTGCCCGGGGCGGTGGGTTCTGAGTGGGGGGCTCACCTTCATGAGGGCGCGACCGACGCGCTCCCCCAGGAACCTCCTGAAGGGCGTCTCCTCCAGCTCCACCACGGACACTGAGTGGGCCTTCTCAGTCAGGTAGGCGGCCACCTCCATCCCTGGGGCCAGGCAGGGAGGGCTGGCACCCTGCACTTCCCAGGGCCATCGCTGCCCTGGGCCCAGCCTGCACCCCCAGCTGCTCACCCAGGAAGCCGGCTCCCACGACCACAGCGTTGCAGCCCCGGGCCAGCCTCACCACGCGGTTGGCGTCCTCGGGCGTCCGGATGGTGAACACATTCTCCACGTCTTTGCCTTTGCAGCTCAGGGTCTTAGGGCTGAGACACGGCAAGAGTCGGGGAGGGGATCCTGGCACCCCGAGCCCTCCGAATACCGGCAGGGGCGTGGGGACCCCTCCCACCTGCTCCCGGGTGCCAGCAGCAGCTTGCTGTACTCCAGCTTGAAGCCATCCTTGAACACGGCCTTCTTGTTCCTCACGTCCACCGTGACCACCTGTGACCCCGCCGGGCAGAGCGAGGCCTCCGGGTCCTGCCCCACGCCCAGCGCCCACGAGGCCCTCTGCGAGGCTCTGCCACCTGGATGAACCTTCCTCCCTTTCCTGGCAACCCCTCCTGACCCTTTAAGTTTCAGGCACCACCTCCCCCTCAAAGTCCTCCTAATGCTCCCAAGTCCCAGCCCTGAGCAGACGGTCCGTGGCCCCTCACACTGGGGCCCATGACCCCCCAGGCCTGGAACACCCCTGGTGCCTGGGCAGCGGGGCCGGGAGGGCAGAGCACACCCATACTTCCAGCGGCCTCACGCCCTTCACGGTGCCCATGAAGCCTTCCCCAGGCCTGTTCCCCAGCATTGTCCGTACCTGGGCCTCAGTGAGCACCTCGATGCCATGGGCTCGGAAGAACTCCTTGGGCCTCAGGGCCAGCTGCTCCGGCTGTGCATCCAGAGACTGCAGGAGATGCCGGCTTGAGACAGGACCCTGCACCCCCAGGCTCCCACCCCTCTGCAGGCCCGGCCCCACCTGGACAGTGACCAGGTGGCCACTGACCCATTTTATAACCGAGGACCAGGGCCTCGGGGTCTTGGGGGCTGGCAGCCTCGGTCACACAGGAGCTACAGGACAGAGCTCAACAAACCAGAtctttcaggggcactgcagaTGGGCCTGGCACGAACAGAGAGGGCAGCTGGCCAGACCCCCAAGGGGCGGCAAGCAAGGGTCCCAGTGGACCTAACTGTGCCCAGTGGGACATGGGTCTGGCCCTGCCTGGCCCCGCTCACGCTCACCCACCTTGCTAAGCTTGGGCCGGTCGTAGGGAAGGTGCCGGTCCAGGGTGCACAGGACGATCCTGTCTGAGAAGCCCTCCTGCCGCAGCGTCTCTGCGCACACCAGGCCAGCTGCGCCTGAGCGGAGGGGACAGTGGGTCAGGAGCCccctctaccccaccccaccctgcccctcacAACCCACCACCAACCTGCGCCCACGATGAGCACGTTGGTGCTGCTGCTGTGGCCCGCGCTTGGAGAGATGCACGTGGCCATCACCTTGGTCCTTCGCTGTAGCTGCAGGGCCTGGGGGTGGCCAGTGAGTGGGGGGCAGCTGGAAGCTGGGGTCATTGCCAGGCTCCCTGTGCCCATCCCAGCAGGCCAGGTCCTGCTGCTCCAGTGCCACCTCATCCCCACCACACAGCCCTTCACTCTGCTCCCCTGCCACACCCGCTAGGCTCcctcccaccacagggcctttgcacatgctgttttctGGGCCCAGAGGCCCTTCTCACCTCTCTCTTTTGCCTGAGCCCCAAGCCCCCCCCTCACCTGCTTGCTGGCCCGGACGTACACCTTCTCCTTCTCAATCTTCACCTGCAAGGGCTGTGTTGCTCAGGGCTGGGCTTTGGGGTGCTCCAGCCCCTGCACCCCCAGGCTCCCACCCCATTGCATGCCTGGCCCCACCTGGAACTTGTGCAGACTGTCcaggccagggaagtcctccaggtCTCCGGTGCTGATGTTGAAGCAGGCGCCATGCCAGGGGCAGCGCACCCGTCCACGGGACAGCACTCCTGGGAGGGGGCAGTGCTGGGCTGGGCCACCAGCAAGAGCTCCTCTCCAAGGACCCATGTATCCAGCACCACTGGCCCTTCCCCACAGCCCAGGACACCCCACTAATAGACGGGGGCCTGGGGCCCAGTGGAGCAGGGGCTGAGCATCCCTTGTGATGGGGGAGCCACCAAGCCCCTGTTGGGGAGGTCCCGCCCCGCCCCCGTGGGCACCGACAGCTCACCTTTCACCAGGGGCGCACCGTAGTGTGGACACTTGTGACCCAGGGCATGGAACTCCCCGTTGTCTTTCACCAGCAACACCTTCCCCCAGCCCAGCTCCACTTCCCGaatcctgggaggggaggggctgccctCAGAGGTCAGAGGTTGGAGAGCAGCCCCAGACCAGCAGGAGCCACAGAGGCGGTGGCCCCAATGGAGCCGGTCATGGGTCCCTTCCAGGCCTCCCAGCTGTCCTCCCACCTcggcctcccaccccctcccaggcccagcaCCCACTGGCCGTTCTCCAGGTCCTTGATGTGGCAGACAGCAGCCTCCACGCAGTCCTGGGCGccggggtaggggtggggggcgggcaggCGTTCCTCTGCATGGAAGTGGCAGGCCGTGCCGTTGCCCTGGTAGGCCCGGGGGCTGCCCTTCCCGCTGGCGGACAGCTCCTCCTTGCCCCGGTCCTTCTCGGGCAGCACCACCTCGATCTTGAGCTCCACTgcgggcgggcgggggggggagCGGTGAGCCCCCAGCCCGGCCCACCCAATGAGCTCTGAGTGCCGGTTTTCCCCGGGCCTCCAGAAAGCCATCTGCACCACCAGCAAAAGGCAGAGCCAGggcgcggggggtggggggtgaggggggccCTGGGCGAGCCTAAATTGATTTCTGCgtgttttcttttcccctaacAGAATTAGTGAGGGGGCACAACAAAGCTCATTCAACCCTGAAGCTGCCCTTTCTCCAGGAATCCACGTGGAGGTGAGAACTCAGTGCTGGAGCCTTGCTGACCTTGAGGGTGTGGCACCCATGGAGGACTGCGTCATCCCTGAGGACTCAGGGGCACGTTTGGGGCCTGAGAAACAGCGCGTCCAAAGCAGGACGCAGCCCAGTTCATGGCCTGTGAATCTGGGTAACGGGGGAATCGAGGGTTCCAgagatttgaaattttttcaaaattaaaaaaaaaaaagtgtatgcaCCATAATTTCAACTTTAGATAGCTGCTTTCTCCAGTTTGAGAACCCTTCATTATTTGCCAGGCGCTGGGTGCAGGGGCCTTGGGGGTGAACCCCAACTGGGTGGTGCATGCAGAGGGCACAGCGCCGCCCCCACCAGTGGGGCCTCCTCTGGGGGTAGTTAGTGAgattatcattttcttctttatacttcgCTGCATTTTCCAAATTCCCTACCATGTGCCTGGGGTATTTTTCTAATTAGAAGGGAACAATAAACAGAATTTTTAGCAGTGATAATCCGGCCTCCCGGGCTGCTGCTGCAGGGAGCGAGCTGAGCGTGGAAGCTGAGCCCAGGGCACAGCGTGGGCCAGGGCCGAGGCCTGGGCAGGAGGCCCCCTCCTAACTCCCGAGGCCCCTGAGCCTCCAGGCCCCTCCCCCTCAGACCTGACCCTCCAGAAACAAAGAACCTGGCTCACACCTCCGGGCCTTAGCCCCTGCAGTTCCCTTGGCCTGGGCTGCTGTCCTGCCCTTCCCAGCTGGGAAGCTGGGCAGCTCACGCCTGCCCATCCTCTCCCCCCGCCTGGTCTGGCCCCTCATccttcctgtcccagccccccacccccaccccgccacctccCCTAAGGCTCAGGCACGCAAGGGACAGGGCTGAAGGTGGCTCCCTGATTCCAGCTGGGCAGGAAGGGCCCACGAACACATCACGCTGAGGCTGTTGTGTCAGGTGGGGGGTTATGGGTggggtgggttttttccttcattttccacACTTTATGTAATGGTGTTAGAATGTTTTCAGAAGAATTAGAGAGACAGCTCACAGGAGCAGCCTGGCAGGGTCCCAGAGGACAGCCAAGCCAGGCTGTTTTTATCCTCTACGTCCTTCCAGAAGGCCCCGAGGCGCTCGCTGGTGTAGTCTAACGGGGGAAGACCGTCAGGTCAGGAGCCTCAGGAGCTGTGGTGGATCCCTTAGCCCCTTTTGGCAGACGCCTTCATTATAAAATGGAGAGAACAGTGCCTACCTCTTCTGGGACAGTGGAtactgaaggaaataataaatttaactCAGAGTACATGCTCAATAGGTGAAGTTGGGTAGCTGTGTTTTATTGGTTAACTCCGAGCCTCCTGGCTGCCATGACAAAGAGGGAAAGCCTTTAGGTAGCACTAGTGGCCTAATAAAAGGCAGGCGACCAGATGCCAAGAGACCTGCACTACCTCCTAGTTCTGAGCTTACAAAGGACTGGCCTGGAACACTTCCTGAGGAACATGGGGCCCCTGGAGCACAGGGCACACAGAGGGGGCTCAGGAAGACTGTTCTAACATGCTCTGAGCCACAGGAGCCAGTGAGGTGGAAAGTGAGGAGTTTGCAGAAGACTCTTCTGCTCGTTCTGGTCTCCCTGTGGCCCCTCCTGACCCTCACTGAACTCTCATGGCCAGAACGCTCTCACTCCCACACCCTGAAATTCCCcaagcctcaccccagacctgccACCATGGGCACCGGGGGCCCAAGCTCCTGCCCTCCTGCCACAGCCCACAGGAAGCCCAGCCCCCCAGAGAGGGGATAACACCCTGTAAGTGCCTCCTACGTGCCGGGCCCGTGCCAAGCACACTAGCCCGCACAGGGGCACAACTATGAGTCCCATTTCACACATGAGaacacagaggctcagagaggtgaagtcacctGCCCAAGGCCAAATAGCCAGGAACAGGCAGGGCTGGATTTGGGCTCAAGAGCTCAAATTCTTAGCACTGCCCCTGGTGTGGTAAGAGTGACCAGCCCTATACCAGGGGTCCTGGGGCCGGGGGTCCTGGAGCTAGGGGTCTGAGGCAGACCAGCCCTTTGGGGTCCTTTAAAGGAACCTACAGGTGGCATCTTCTGCCAGGGCCTCCTGTCAGCTCTGCAGTCCTACAGGAGCCTGATATGGGGCAGCCAGCATCCTCCTGCCTGCTTCTGACGGGAGAGAGCTGGGGTCAAGACAAGGGACATCATTTGCCTGAGGGCTGGGTGTCCGCA
This genomic stretch from Eubalaena glacialis isolate mEubGla1 chromosome 15, mEubGla1.1.hap2.+ XY, whole genome shotgun sequence harbors:
- the AIFM3 gene encoding LOW QUALITY PROTEIN: apoptosis-inducing factor 3 (The sequence of the model RefSeq protein was modified relative to this genomic sequence to represent the inferred CDS: inserted 2 bases in 1 codon; substituted 1 base at 1 genomic stop codon), with translation MAFWRPGENRHSELIGWAGLGAHRSPPRPPAVELKIEVVLPEKDRGKEELSASGKGSPRAYQGNGTACHFHAEERLPAPHPYPGAQDCVEAAVCHIKDLENGQIREVELGWGKVLLVKDNGEFHALGHKCPHYGAPLVKGVLSRGRVRCPWHGACFNISTGDLEDFPGLDSLHKFQVKIEKEKVYVRASKQVRGGLGAQAKERGEKGLWAQKTACAKALWWEGAXRVWQGSRVKGCVVGMRWHWSSRTWPAGMGTGSLAMTPASSCPPLTGHPQALQLQRRTKVMATCISPSAGHSSSTNVLIVGAGAAGLVCAETLRQEGFSDRIVLCTLDRHLPYDRPKLSKSLDAQPEQLALRPKEFFRAHGIEVLTEAQVVTVDVRNKKAVFKDGFKLEYSKLLLAPGSSPKTLSCKGKDVENVFTIRTPEDANRVVRLARGCNAVVVGAGFLGMEVAAYLTEKAHSVSVVELEETPFRRFLGERVGRALMKMFESNRVKFYMQTEVSELRAQEGKLKEVVLKSSKVLRADVCVVGIGAVPATGFLRQSGIGLDSRGFIPVNKMMQTNVPGVFAAGDAVTFPLAWRNNRKVNIPHWQMAHAQGIASPTAAWGRVAAQNMLAQEAEISTVPYLWTAMFSKSLRYAGYGEGFDDVIIQGDLDELKFVAFYTKGDEVISVASMNYDPIVSKVAEVLASGRTIRKREAVCAAQQDWRHVLAHRERILSLHAADSGRHFGASGTEAKPGGQVPTSSSPGAPRAEPEPSQCLPSAAWLTSREASAASRRCSAPKTSSATDGWQWRRDRPCLFFLWDWSPVGPCNILDIILKLKXTHLQICVTSTVIGQTLMREKDDETGTTTDHRTLSVTPRKFGL